The genomic DNA TGCACTGCTattgatccatgccaggggtaataaatgtgagcgccttgagctctcaggaggaaaggcacgttataaattcacattattattattattattactatttatATCATATGTTTCTGTTTGTTGGTGAAATTGCAATCTGAAAGTTCATTCTCCAATTATGCAACCACTCACTGAGTTGGAGCATATAAGTGGAAACCATGACGGGATCTTTTAGGCTACAGAAATTGTCATTAACAAATTTGTATCTGGATGCCTTGGAAATGACAATTGAAGTCAGAAATTTACTATGGACCTTTGATTCATGAAATGTCTTAATTTcaacagaattttttttttcaatcagatgGTCAcgaatttcagcaataaaacatttttttgtccAGATACTTGCTTTTGATGTCACCATCTTAACATCAGTGATGTCTCTTATTCAaccatagagggcgtcatttGATCAAATCTATAATAGGTCAGTCAGGtcatgagaaatagagaaataaaTAGGAAATCTGACGGATTTGACGGATTTGTTATGTTAATCATGAAACTAACAActtcaaataaaaacaagaaacaatataatgaaggggggggggtattacaCCCTGACAATGCAGATGAGGCATCATGGGAAAAAAAACATTCCTCTATGaagaaaaaatgtaatttaagAATATTAATTAAGTGATACAAACTAAATTCAAAAGAGACTTTACAATACACAAAACTGAATaccttacatgtaaatttgacaAATACAGATTATATGTAACATCCACTgagctttttttaaaaaaacagtgCTTATCCTTAATTTTCTAATTTTCTGCATTGCATGAGATAACACATTTCACATTTAGGattattttgtctttattacaatagaaataacattttcattatgaaatgatgaaaagacatgttgacctctttaattataagtgattttatagaacaaagactaaatgccATCAATGGCAGAAAGGGATTTTACTGTCAGGAAACAAACCAAAATCCCACAAGACTTGACTCTAGGCATTGACAGTTTCTTCTCCACTGCCTATGCTCTAGTGTACTAAAATCATGGATCAGTTCAATGGCATTGAAAGGGTCCATCCATACTGCTTGATTGAACAAATGCATCTTCACTTTGCTCTTGAAAATGTCTTACCCAGTGATTTGAAAGTTTAAGAGTACAGTTTGAAAAAGTGCAGCCACCATATGCCTTGTTTCTTAATTTTTACAGCttttttgtaattactgtaGGAACTACCATTAGTTCAAGttcttaaaaaatgttttaaaagttaATTGCAATTGCTGAGGTGCAGAGATAACTTGCAGTGATTCTTATTTCGAATCATATGCAATAGTTTACAGTAAAATCATATGCAATAGTTTACTGTACGAGTCATGATGTttagacatattgtatatatgccCTAAAAACATCTCCCTGTGACTCACGTTTTCTTATAGGTCATATGTCTTAGTAAATAATCAAAGCTTGCTTTGTTGTTTTCACTGGTATTTGTCAAATGTCAGGTCACATTGTTAAAGGTCGGTACTTGACATGATCAAAGAAACCAGTgtataatgatattaaagtGCCTGCTTAAAATGGACTGAGAAAGCTTTGTTGTCAAGTGCTTTAAAAGTTGTGTACCAAACTCAgtatatttcacatatttctGCCAGACCTATGAGAATGTGACATGGAATTGATGACCAAACAATCTTTGCTATTGTTTACACATTACATGTGTAAAGTGACTTTATCATTTATGGACTGGGTTCAGTGTTGAAAGACCCTTGAATGCAACAAATTTTGTCACATGcatttgacaattaaaaaataatcatgacATGTTTTGCTTTGTAATCCATGACTGGATAACAAACATGTATCTGGTAGTGACAGATACGATGACATAAGTCAAGAGATTTACACAAAACAAGTCCTGTCTGGACACAATAACACATAACACAATAGAGATAGTAATCACTCCATTGCATAATTGTAAAtctattgttattgttagttaTTTACTGTGTTCTCCTTGAacaatgtaatttacatgtaacaaggACACAAGTCCTCTAGTGAAAATTATTCTCAAACTCCTCATTTTATACACAAATGACCTCAAAATTGCCACCATACACACTATTGTCTACCCGATCTCCAACCACAGGAGTTACTGGTCTCTTAGTCTTCTAGTGAAAAACTTACAAGTAGACGGAAACActgtatacaaattacaaacacacTGTTTGTGCAGTCTTTGCtgaataatgtacatgtatacagttaaAATAGTATGTGTCTCTGATAttgcacaaaaaataaaaaaattattgtgtTAATGTCATTGTACAAATCAAGTTACCTGACTTGTACACTAAATTATGTGTAAATCACTCGTCATTCCTCATTGTATAAGCTACAATAAGAGAGCTTGACCAGTGTAACTACAATTTAatctatcatcatcattattattattattattataatacataaGTCATAACCCTATGTTGCAGTAAACTATGCTATTCACAAGAATACTCACTGCATTATGGTAAACATACACTGCACACAAAAGGTCCTTCAAGATCTGACAATCATGACCTTTCTTCTACTAAGTTCTAGAGTCTAGCCAAACACAATGGGTTATTGTTGTTATGGTTCctcattgtgtatgtatacaatgtctGAAGTCACTCATCCAAAGCTAgacttttacataattttgccACTGTCTATTTGATTGTCTGCTGATTAAAGAATAAaagccagggtttcaatcccaggttctcatattagtatatataagtattacgatcattcttttgttcaggcaCAACTTTTCCTGTAAACTCTGTAAACTGTTTTTCTTATTACCTAttccccaccaccaccccaccccactgGTTATTTGAAGGGTGTGCTAATCAAGTAACCCATGTAGAATATTCATTTACTGACAAACAGTGTGGTTTAGACTGTCTATTGGAATGTTTGTATTgtttagttgtttgtttgtactgtttatacatgGACATCAAACCAATACACATCCAGTTAGTAGAATGTGCCATGTAATACAAATAGTAGCCTCCATAGTAGGCTAGATAGTAATCCTGGCAAGCATTCTCTCTATCATCCAGCCTCATATGGAGCCTAGCTAAGAATAGAACTGTTTCCATGCAAGGTTTGGTACATTTTTCAACAggaaaaaatcaatgaaattatACAAGGGTTATGTAcaaaattgtacatataatatactgATCAACAGAAAGAGTATGCATCtaggtagtctagttcctatatcatggtatcattacgatttacacctgcACCTACTGGTTTACTTAgcgaccacgttggcatccagactcaGACTAGCATCTAGGTGGATTTTAGCACATCCCTGATATATTTACATTAGTTGGAAATTTTTCATCTGAAACTGACTAGCTGGTGTCAACTTTTCTCCAAACTTTTCAGGAATGGGAGATTTAAAATTCTTACACATAATTCAAGTTTTAGAAATCAGGTAAAGGTTTAGGAAATTCATTATCATTCCCTTCCTGTGAGCAGAAACAATGAAAGGCAGTCTACAAGTGACTGCTCAAAAGGGATTATCAACTGTCATACaagtttttaaagaaaaattcaTGTGGGCAGCTGTGGTGGGGTGTCACACATTGTAATGTGATCACCAAGGgggtttcccataaacccttgcaggaaatctccaaaatgtctgaacacatgtcaagtacGATAGGGCTTCTGTATAAAGTTAATCTTGCTTTTCCCCAATTTAAAGGACAAATACAACCCCCaccctggtagaaagaggatgtAAATATAGTGActgaggtgctattttatcacccaaattCACCTTGTGTTCAAGGTACATAGAGTCATATTGCATTTCAGGTTCTGTGTTTTGTTTCACTTTTATAACAATATGCACAACAGTATGAATGACAATTCATTTTTATAGTTTGTTCCTCTCTTCATTTATGCTGCTAACTTCCTTCTAAGTTCTAAGATATGCAACCCCATGTATATGTCTATCCACTGCTGTgtatgtatacaggtatgttaaAGGTAATCAGAAGAGttggtatattttgtaattaagTAAATTTAGGTAAGTGTAATTTCATTCATGAGTGTTTGCTAAATCATGGAGGGATAAGGCACCAATACTTCATGTACTTCATAGTAGAAATGACTAGAATGGCATATGAGTTAAATTCTGCCTTTCCACCTTTGTAATTAAATCAAGAAAATATGCAATATCACTGTGTTACTCTTAGAGTCTTACTGTGACCAGCAATTCACAAAGTACTGTCGAACACTACGGTAGTTACGCTGTACTATTTCTGTAATGTGTGATAAACCCTATTACAGTAATTGTAGATTTCAGTGTCTATATTTCAAAGGAAAATTACACTATGATATATTACACTACTCCGAGTACTCGACCAGCGAGAGGAAATGGGGCATTGTGTAGAGTTCCGAGTAACCAGTCTCAGTGCAAGCAGCCATGTCTATTTCCACCAAgtactttgtattcatatacaggACACACGAGATAACATTTCTGATACAAAATTGACGAGGCCTTGAGTTCATTTCTACCAGTCTCAACATAGGTGAGCAATAAACAAACACTCCAAGGTTCAAATCTGTGAAGAGCCTTGATTCGATCGTAAACACTGAACGAAAAGCACGACCTGTGTGCACTCTTACATCAAGTTAAAATACACGACTGGTCAAACAATCACCACaaacttacatttgtaaattcaAACTGACCGAGCCTAACAGACAACAAGTTATCTGTCAAGCACTACTGCACTAGTACGGTAAATTTTCTGAGTCAGactcacaggcatttgtttcccgagttatggctcagaatatttgtatcagaatataataaaatgacgataatatcgttaatattgacgtattaaaccaacactatatgaaaggggtaaaattacacatgtttctgtgatcgcgcagtttcactaaatgcgaagggtgtcttccttcgcatttagtgaaactgcgcgatcacagaaacatgtgtaattttacccctttcatatagtgttggtttaatacgtcaatattaacgatattatcgtcattttattatattctgatacaaatattctgagccataactcgggaaacaaatgcctgtggtcaGACTGGtcgactacatgtacatgtactacattcaTGATTCAAACTTTTTGTAAAGTTTACattcaataatattttctaACTGGGTTATTAGAATGTAAATTGCAGTCCTGTATATCTTCTGAATTCATCTAAGATGGAAATCTGGTGATTGGCATCTAGTGTTTATAATAAATTTTAAAGTAATTCACTTACCCACCGACAACACTGTCTGTACAGATAGCaagtttttcaaaaaatttcttgTGGTAATCATGCAACCAATCAACAAAGAGACTCTCTTCATAGAAAATGGATTATTCGTAGGGGTGGTCGCctatatttgtgatgtcaaTGCTCATTGGATAAAGTAGATGCAGTTAGGTTgacatcaatttatttatttcctgatcactatgcagtaaatattattaaatatatatattctgcAAAAGGAAAATACAAGCTGTAACTCAGATAGCTCCGTATGCATCTCCATGTGTTTGTGTCAGCCATCCCTACTAATGAGTGGGATCATACTTCCTCCAAACGGGACTATGGGTAGgctgaaaaatacaacatggCGTCTGACGAGGAGGTATGTGTTGTGTTTTTGTAAATGTGTCAAGTAGTTTTTCGTCGTTACTTGAAATGTTGTTGTGAGATATACGTGTCTAGATGTAGTTACATTATTTACGTATTAATTTGGCCCCACATTTTCACCTGAAACCCTCCAACTGACTGACAGAAGTAATCTGAGTGAGTTACGCACATCACATTCAGTTCACAAGCAGTCACTCCATTCTGCATTTTGACAAAAGAAGGGGGGTAATAAGTGTGTTTGGACAGCACATGCAAAGAAAGTGACTGCGTACAAGGggataaaaataaacatgtaaattcGTTTGAAAGTGTAATGGAGGTTGTGGCTTAGAAACATTTAAGTTGGGCTGAATAGCAACGGAGACTTACGCAGCACTTTTGTCAGAATTGTTGTGTTGCGTGAGTAGTTTAGTTACTCTTCGGATTTGACGTGCAACCAAGATGTTTGTGATGGCGGTAGAATCCCCTCCCATGGTTTGTATAAGCATGGACCATTGGATGTATTAGTGAACTCTCATTAATACAGCCATGGTATAAGCAAATTGATAGTTAACATCAAAATGATTGTGTTCGAAGAAAAAGTCTaacaaaacaaactttcaaattatcaatgttttgaaattttactCTTGTCTGAAGGCTTTGGCTTATATATGTGTACTTGTATGGTCTTTGCCATGTCCACATCAAGACATGTCAAATTCACACCACTATAACCAGTGCTATCAGTATGTGTGCAGAGCATGAAAATTGAATATTCTTGTGATGTATGATGTAACATAGTCTGGTTATTGGATATATACAAGATTGCATGGTTCAGCCACTACAATGTAGGTGTGTTTTACAGAAATAGCATTTGTAGGAGACtggtatttacatgtatttgaaaagtGCAGTAGTTATATTCTAAATAAGTTTCGAATAGTTCTTCTCATTTACTTTCTGGTGACATTTTTAGGACCACATGAAATTGTTTTAGACACATTTAAGGTTCATGACTAGTTTTGTTTACCTTAAGTTAAATTGTGGATGTTTCTGTGTGACACATCCAATACTGACTAGGTGACCTTGAGCTGTAGGGGATATTCCATCTTGGTGTATTTGGTAAGGGTGCTAAGTAGGTAAAATATTTCTGAGTTGCCCAGTCACATTACCAAGGATCCTTGCCACAATAATATTACAAGTTGAAGACATGAAAGTCAATATGTGTTAAGTAGATTGTCACCTTTACCTGACTTTAcctctgttaccatggcaactttaATGCTGTTACCACAGTGCTTAACttcatgttgtacatgtactctttTGCAAGTAGGGATGATAATAAACAATCAAATTTCATTTGGTATCAGTTTTCTGCTATGTTCATGAAAAAGAGAAAGGAAATAGTAGTCTACCAtttcttttcatgtttttacataTTCACCTATACTATGTTTTCTTGTGTTGCTACCAAGGATGAAGAGTTGAAGAATTTGAGGTCAGCTGTGCTTGCATCTCTAAAAACAGTAAGTATGAAATGTAGAAAAGTAACTATCGACCTGACAAAGTTCACCTTCCTTCCATGTTTGACTAGTGAACTTTTCCCAGGATTCCCGAATGTACCAATCAAGAAGTTAAAGTCAATTGCAAGACATAGAACCCCCAGGACAAGCAAGTGACAGCTTGGTGTGGAGACTCGGGTATTTTCACAGGTGCTAACACTACCgtgaaagtgcaacagaaaactctgcaagcacaagtgcaaatacacCTTTGTGGTCACCATTTTGTGTGCATAGAACAATCACAAGTTCAgttacatacaggtatgcagtAGTGTTCTCTGAAGAGATTTTAGCAACACTTTAATATTTTAGGATGTAACATCATTATGTGTTTCTATTTCATAGAATACAAACTCCAAATCAGGATGTTCTAATGATGAACAAGAAAGTGGAGATGATGCTGATGACGAAGACTTGGAAGCCCTAAGATTAGCGGCATTAAAAACAAAGAAGAAACAGGCCAGACTAGAGAGACTTCAGGCATCAGAACCTCATAGAAATCGATTCAGGAAGGGTCCACACCAAGTGAGTACACATTGCATGCAGAGTTTCTGCCAATGAAGTAATGATAGAGTTTTAGTAAATTTAGAATTGCTGTGTATCAGTGGTACATCAAATTGGAACACTGATACAAAACAACTTAAacatgtgtattttatatttcatcaaaaatgaGTTTATGATTCTACTCCGGTGTTAGTAAGGACTGTCGTATCTTTACTGCTCTTTAAAGAGGCCTCATTTGTCTTTTTCAGAGAAACCAAAACATTAACCAGAGGCAGAGCAACTCACCTGTGGCGTTTCCAAAAAGAAGCAATTTGATCACCATACCCTTGCAAGACTTTGGTTCTTCAGAAAAAAGGGAACACGAGCAATTGACTTTTGATGGCAAATTTCAATCAACAGCACCaccaagaaaacaaaatatcattgTACCACAGAAGGACCTTAATAAAGAACAACGGAATGACAAATTCAGTCGatttgaatctgaatctgattccGATTTAGAAGATTGGCTGAATAGTAGTAACAGTGATCAAAGTGACAATGAAAGCAATCATTCTGATATAGCCTTGGATTCAGATGAGGATTTGTCTGGAAAGGAAAATGAAGAATCCGTAGAAGACATTGAGCAAATTGAGGAAGATATATCAGAAGATGATGGTAGTAAAGATGACAATGAAGATGGGGAAATGTCTGATCCCAACGAAGATGAATCCCTGGATAAAGCTCAATCAGGAAGCGATGATGGAAAAGATGAGGCTGACGAGGAAGTAGAACCACTAGAAGAGAAGGACGAGGAAGGAGAtggaaatgatgatgatgaagtagaagaagaagaagaagaaggagtAGAAGAAGAAGACGAAGGAGAAGTAATAGAAGATAATGATGGGGATGatgttgatggtggtgatggtggtggtgatagtgatgaAGAAAACCAGTCCAGTAAGTCATCAGAAATAGGGgaaatagaagaaaaaagtgATGCCTTGGAAACTGAAGATGATGAAAAGGACAGTGAAACAAATGAACAGTCTTGCAATGAATCATCTGGGGATGAAATTGAAGTAGTTACTTCAGACAGTGATTCTGACCTCATTTCAAGTCCAAGGAAAGTTGAAAGTGATAGTGATGAAAAGGAATATTCTACTGATAACAAAAACATTCTCCCAAATAAGGAATATGAGGATCCAAAACCTTCATATAGAAGACGATTGTCAAGAAGTCATTCCCCCAAACGAGACAGAACATCAAAGACACGTATTGTCAACCAGGATAGGTCACGGTATGCATCAGATACGAGGCTTGTGATGCAAGATGATTTGCTCGTAGACCAAAAAGTTTTAGAAGCACGTCGGCAAAAATTTGAACAGAAGACAACTGTGAATGTTCAGAATGCAAAACGGAGGACGATATctttaaaaaacatttcaacTGCCAAAAGGAATCCGAATAGGGATGAACAAAATACAAGGACGAGTAATGAATCCAggataaatattgaatcaaaaaCTTTTGAAAATGAGAGATCTAACTCGCCTTCAGATTCCAACTCAAGTTCAGAAGGAAGCTCTTCTGAGAGTAGTTGCAGTGACTCATATGAAAGTGATAGCGACTCTGAGAAAGATTCAACACATCCTTTAGAAGACAGTGATAGTGAATCTGAGTCGGAAGCATCTAGGTTCCGCCAGACAGGAACAACAGAAAGGAAAGACATTTTCAGGACAAAAATTACTATTGAGAATAGAGACATGAGGCGTGATCGCCGAGGCGCACGTAGACCTAATCTCAGGAATGATCAGGATTTGCGAAGAGAAGTGTTTTATAGAAACCGAGAAAGAGACAGATATAGGCCGAGAAGTCGGAGCCTGGAGAGGAGACGAAATAGTAGTCATAGTCCAAGGAGGGAACGATACCGAAGCAGAAGTCCAGGAAAAGATCGGTATAGGCATCGAGATTCAAGAAAAGTACGAAGGAGTTTGAGTCCAAGGAGACCAAGAGAACGGAGTGTAAGCCCTAAAAGGGAAAGAAGGAGAACTCCACAAAGTGATAGCCACAATAGCCTACAAAAGATTGAATATTCTTCaagaaagaaagatattatttcaaattcaaggaCGCCAAGCCCACCTTTGAGATCCATGGCAAGTAGTATAGTTAAGGTGAATTCCAGGAATAATAGTCCGAGTAAACATACCAAGTCTGAACACTTGCCAGTCACAGACAGGACTCATCAACTAACTACCAATATTGTGGTTAAAAAGAAAATAGACAGTTTTGATTCTGATCAGAGAAAGATTATCAAGTCCTCTGAAAAGGTGAGAGATTCTAAGAGTAAGGTGCATAGGAGCAAAGAGAGGGATGGTTCTAGTGAAAGACACAGTCCTCAGGTACAAGTAACATTTGATGAAGGTGAGTTAATACtgtttatattttacaattc from Glandiceps talaboti chromosome 22, keGlaTala1.1, whole genome shotgun sequence includes the following:
- the LOC144452443 gene encoding uncharacterized protein LOC144452443, encoding MASDEEDEELKNLRSAVLASLKTNTNSKSGCSNDEQESGDDADDEDLEALRLAALKTKKKQARLERLQASEPHRNRFRKGPHQRNQNINQRQSNSPVAFPKRSNLITIPLQDFGSSEKREHEQLTFDGKFQSTAPPRKQNIIVPQKDLNKEQRNDKFSRFESESDSDLEDWLNSSNSDQSDNESNHSDIALDSDEDLSGKENEESVEDIEQIEEDISEDDGSKDDNEDGEMSDPNEDESLDKAQSGSDDGKDEADEEVEPLEEKDEEGDGNDDDEVEEEEEEGVEEEDEGEVIEDNDGDDVDGGDGGGDSDEENQSSKSSEIGEIEEKSDALETEDDEKDSETNEQSCNESSGDEIEVVTSDSDSDLISSPRKVESDSDEKEYSTDNKNILPNKEYEDPKPSYRRRLSRSHSPKRDRTSKTRIVNQDRSRYASDTRLVMQDDLLVDQKVLEARRQKFEQKTTVNVQNAKRRTISLKNISTAKRNPNRDEQNTRTSNESRINIESKTFENERSNSPSDSNSSSEGSSSESSCSDSYESDSDSEKDSTHPLEDSDSESESEASRFRQTGTTERKDIFRTKITIENRDMRRDRRGARRPNLRNDQDLRREVFYRNRERDRYRPRSRSLERRRNSSHSPRRERYRSRSPGKDRYRHRDSRKVRRSLSPRRPRERSVSPKRERRRTPQSDSHNSLQKIEYSSRKKDIISNSRTPSPPLRSMASSIVKVNSRNNSPSKHTKSEHLPVTDRTHQLTTNIVVKKKIDSFDSDQRKIIKSSEKVRDSKSKVHRSKERDGSSERHSPQVQVTFDEELELEGSSKRVSVYDRLGIPGKEPQRNNNNSNIACSVKLRLGPKVSDKRTVMVDTDKPESTSGSTSSSSKDNSTSVTVKRTTVESEPEEAPENKKKKVHRPNVWSRREQDVSVPPVREEKKAKKVVVVEENVVKPSKEDELEARIKKIKEKNAAILKRQKEIEADKQKYG